The sequence GGTGGAAATCGAGGACAACGGCCTCGTCCACATCCTGGCGCTCATCGCCGCCGGAGCCGGACACACCCGCGCATGCCCAGTCCCTGCGCCGAGGCTGAATGCCAGCCCCGCCCGACCAACCGACGAAAGTTCTCCTTGCCCTCCGGGTCGTACAGGTCGACACCGGCGGCGAGCATCTCCCGGACGCCCACCGGCCACCGATGCCCACGCTCGGACGTGGCCACGAGCGGCCTCCAGCCCCCGGATCCCCGCCTCGGCGCGCCGCTGGTCTGCGACCGCGTCCATCCCGAAGTCCAGCGCCCGCACGTAGGTGGCCACCCCGCGCCACGCAAGGTCGACGAGTTGCTCGCGCACCCAGGGCTCGCCACGGCTGGCCGCCTACCCCTAGCGCATGCCGTCCCACTCGCACGCGTCAGGTCGGACAGGCCCCGGCCGGTGCCGCCGTGCCGGCCGAGCAGCCGCAGCTGGATGGCGGCGCCGACCCCGTCGGCTCTTCCGCTCGCCCGGCCCGGACAACGTGGACGGCTGGGAGGACCACGACGACTACGACGAAGAGGGTGGCTGGTCGCTGACCGCCCGGACACGGGCCGTGCTGCGCCTCGCGCTGGAGGACCTGGCCGGCACCGCGGCGCAGACGGCGGTACTGGGCGCGGCGAGCGAACACCTGACTGCGAAGGTGGCAGGGCCTGCACCGCGCCGGTGCGCCGGTCAGCGGTCGTCGCTGGTCGGCCAGTGCCCCGTGGCCTTGCCCACCGCCACTGCACCCGCCCGGTCGAGCGCCGCTTTCACCAGCGCAAACACCGCGCCTTGCAGCGCCGCCGCAAGGAGCACCTCGCGCCAGGTGCGGTCCTCGTCCGTCGCGTTCGGGGCACCCTCGTGCCCGGCCACCTTCCACACGCGCTTGAACACGGCTCCCGCCAGCACACCGCCGAGGGCGCCCACCACCATGCCCACCGGCCGGTAGACGATCTTGGAAACGTTCACGACCCGCTCCTCCTCGTGCTTCCGCGTTCACCCGGCGCCTGTCCACCCGGCCCATCCTCAACCACGACCGCCGCAAGGAATCGCGAGAAATGGGGTCTCGAGCGCTCGGGCCTGCAGCCGACCGAGTGCTCTTGGTGCGGAACGCGACCGGGCCGCCGTCGTAGCCCCGGCAGGCGCATCCCCTACGAGGTCTTGGCGCGCGCGATCCATGGCGCCGTGCAGGTCAGCGGCGAGCAGCCGCCGTACCAGATGGGCGAGTCGGGCGCGACGGTGGTGCAGCGGGTGGGGTCGGTTCACTGGCCTGCGTCCTTCGTTACAGGTCTCCGACGGTTCGGCGGTGGTGGGGCGCGGCGGTTCTCGGCGGCCGCGCATGCCCCCAGGCGGGTCACCGTCTTCTCCCGCCCGCCAGCCGCATGCGTGCCCCGGCCGGTTTCCACCCGTTCGGCCCGCCCGCCGAGCCCGCCGAGAACCCCCGATGTTCACGGCACGAACCTGGGGCTCGGTGCCCGGAGAAGGCCGCCCGCGAGCGTGCACATCGCCACCTCGCCGACCCGTTCTGCGCCGGCACCTCAACGCTCGCCCGGGGCCCGTGGAGTGGTTTGGCCCAAGCACCCTGCGGCATACGCCCACCTGCAGGCAAGCCCGGCGAATCAGGATGCCGGCAACCCCTCACCGGGCCGCTCCTGCGCACCACTCACCGCGCACCACACTCGGGAGTTCCCGTGATCATCCTCGGCGTCGTCCTGCTCGTCATCGGCTTCGTCACCGGGATATCGATCCTGTGGACCATCGGCATCGTTTTGGCCGTCATCGGCCTCGTCCTGTGGGTCGCCGGCCTCCTCGGCCACGCCGTCGGCGGCCGCCGCCACTACTACTGACCCCGACCCCGACCCTACGGTCAGCACACGGAGCGGGCGGTGGATCCGGTCACCGCCGGACGGCTTCCGTCTGCCCCACCGCCCCAGCTAGGCACCACGAAACCGACACAGCGTCAGACACGCCGCCGCCCGGGCTTCGGACGAGTGCGTGTGCCCATTGGCGCGCGTCTCCTTCCGGCGGCGGTCCGCCGACGGCCGTTCCGGGAAGACTCCGGGCCCACGGAGCCGGTCGCGGGCCGCTAGGCTGCCCCGCATGGGCATGTTCACGGCCATCGAGCAGGCGGTCCTGGAGGCGCAGCTGCAGTTGGAGGACGGCGGGTGGGAGCCGACAGCTGCGGATCTGCTGCTGACCCGGCAGACTGCCGTCGCGCTCGATGGTGCTGTCGGCCCGGCGGACGTGCAGGAGTCGCTGCCGCGGATCGAGCGTCTTGCCGGGCTGCGGGAGGCGCTCGCCGGCCTCGCTCTGGCTGTCGCGCGCATCCACGGCCACCTGGCATGGTTCCTCGCGCAGTGTGCGAGCGAGCTCGCCCCGGTTCTTCACTGGCGTGCCCTGCCCGCGCCCGACGGCCGCGCCTTCGGCGCCGTCCTCCCTACCACGGACCAACTTGCCGACGCCGAGCGGGCGGTGCGGCTGCTGGCCGCGATGCTCGCCCGCACCGGCGGCAGCGGGAAGCCGGACAGCTGACCGGCCATCGGCCTCACCGCCCTGGCTGACCGCCACACGGCCCTCGCCTTCGTACGGCGGCCTGCAATCGACCAGGCGGCCACCTGGCACGCCAATGGCGGTCTCGCCCACGCGCCGACCTCGCCACCCGCAACCAGCAGATCGCCCGGCCGCCCGCGGCCTCACCCCGTGGCCCGTCGTGCTCGGCCTCATCGGCGTGACCGCTCACGACCTCCTCTACCTCCTCTTCATCGGCATCATCGTCCTCGTCACCGCCCTCGCCCTCGGAGGCGCACGCCTGCGCAAGACCGGTCACCGCACCGTGCGGTAGCCCCAAATTCCGCAACCGGTCCCAGTCGGGGCCTTGCGCTCTTCGTCAGGGAAGCGCCCGCGGCTTCAACCTGTCGCCGAAGATGCAGCACTGCTGTACTCCTGGCGCCGGGCACCGAACCCGACACGCGCGACGGTCGACAGACATCGAACCGCCCCACCAAGGCGCGCCTGGTCGGCGCGTGGCCGGCACCGCGGCGGCACACGCCGGACGGCCCGCGGGTGCGGCGGAAGGCCGCGCCGCGCATCGTGGAGGCATGCCGAACAACCACTTCCATGCCAAGCAGTTCAGGCCGAACGTCCGTCTCCTCACCGTAGGCGCTGCCATGGCCGGTGCCGGGGCCTTCGTGGGCGTCGCAGGAGTGGCCCTGGTCGCCACCGCCCTGGCCACTGCCGGACGTCGGATGGTCACCGCCTGGGAAACCCACCCGGCAGAGATGGCCGCCCGCACCGCCCGCCAGGCCGCGTCCGCCTCCAGCGCTGCCCGCGATGCCTGGCGCTCCACCCCTGTCTGAACCGGGACCGACGAACCAGGGCCCGGTGCAGGACCGCACACCGGCGCGGAACCTGGTCCGGGTCCGCCTTCCGGAACACGCCAGGACCGGACTTCGATGGCTGTCGCGAACTCTGACGACCTGCTCGGACCTGTCGAACGGACGGCTTTCTCTGCGGCGCCCGGTACGGACGGCATGACCTGCACTATGGGCTGATCGTCGGCTTCGGCACGGTCCGCGGGCTGCGCGGGGGCTGCGGAGAGGTCGGTGGCCGATAGAGGGGCTGGGCGTGGACGGGGTTGTCCGGCACAGGTCGGCCAACGCAGTCCAGGACATGGACCAGACCGCCGTCCTCGATCTCGACCCGGACAGTGAAATCGGCATCCGCGTAAACCGGATGCCCGTGCGGCCCGAATCCGGCCTGCCGCTCCACCACGACAGTGTCCTGCTCCCCGTGGCACCCGGCGGGCCCGGGGAACGTGAGCATCCAGCGGTCGGCGCGGTTCTGCGTCACGGCGATCACGTCCTCTCCACCATGACACGGCCCGGTGTCCGGCCGCAGCCCACGCTGCCGCCCTCCTCGGGCCCGCATCCAACAGGCGCCTCCGAGCGGAACACCCGGCTTCTACGCAGCCCCTGTCCGGACAAACCATGGAGCACGGCGGCGGTCAGTGGGAGCCGGCTCCGGCCTTCTTCTGACAGTTCAGAGGTCAGGACACGATCCTTCCAGAGACCGGGCACGCCCGATCGGCTTGTGGCACTGCAGGCCGGTTCGCCGACGGGGAGGCTCTGCTCCGGCCGCTGGAACAGCCCGCACCCGGCCGGAGACGGTCCGCATCGCCGGGTGGCGCCGTCCGGTGAGGGTCAGCGGGCGCGGATGACGGTGAGCGGCTCGTTGGGGCAGTCGGCGGTGTCGGCCTCGGCCTGGTCGACCGTGAGGCCCCAGCGGGTCCTGATCGCGGCCGTGGCCGTCGCGAAGCCGGCCAGCACCGCACGGGCGGCGTTCTCTGCGTCCAGGGTGTCGGACTTGCCGTTCATGCGCCGCAGCCGCCGGTCCGGGCGTCCGGCCTCGACCACCTTGTGGCCGGCCCTGCGCAGGAACGAGGTCAGCGTGGCGCCGTAGGAGCCGGTGCCCTCTATCCCGAATGCCAACACGGTGCCGAACGAGGCGGCCCAGTCGGCCAGTTGCTGGAAGCCACCGGTGTCGGTGGGGACGGTCA comes from Streptomyces sp. TLI_235 and encodes:
- a CDS encoding transposase; this encodes MHHSEQPRSGHVVIGVDTHKHVHVAAVMDTIGGILATLTVPTDTGGFQQLADWAASFGTVLAFGIEGTGSYGATLTSFLRRAGHKVVEAGRPDRRLRRMNGKSDTLDAENAARAVLAGFATATAAIRTRWGLTVDQAEADTADCPNEPLTVIRAR